The DNA sequence ATTAGAGGTGCAAAAGAAATGCATTTTAAGAGAGAAAATGCGCATGTAATATGTTTAAACTTGAGAGAGTGTTTGTGTAATTTGCTCTAATCTATTTGATGTCAGGCGGCTTCGGTATCCAAAGGCCCgaaagaacattttttttttaccgatgATACAACATTATTATAATCCTTCTTATTGctaaaataaattcttaaactattaaaatacttttcactttaattaatgtgtgtgtatgtgtgtaattaaaattaaaatattttaaatttaaatcaaaattttatttaaccataaaatctataaaagatttatcaaacaatatcttgaaaatttaattttttcatcctAAAATATCTCAAACCACCAGCATGTACCACCCTGATTTCATCAAATCCTAATATATTAAGATATACTATCCAATAAGTTTACCGAATATAATTTTCATCAATCAAAGTGTAGGATTATACTTTTCTATTATACGAGTTGATAATTTAACTAGGCTTATGCTAAATAAACCTCCCATTTGTACTTTTACACCCCTTCcacttattgaaaaaataataagagataGGAGGTGTACAAGTAAAGAGGGATGCGTGTTTAGAAAAGCCTTTGACTCGTTACCAAATTAAACCCTAATtggtaagaaataaaaaaaaaagaaaaacaaaaatgggcCATAAGTGATTTTCGGGCAATAGAACCACAAGTGATTGAGTGCAAAAATGGGTCaaaataaaaggagaaaaaaaatccagaataaacaaaaatcaatcttttgCTATATCCACTTCTTGTTTTTGCTAAGTacacttatatttatttatttgttgtgaTATATACCCTTTTATACCCATaacattgataaaaaattattatttttcagaatttaatttctggaacaaatttttatttttaacattccaaaaaatacttttcaggatgtttaaaaacaaaattgtgttacatttttttccttaaccTTTCCAGAATACTGTTTTGTGTTTCAGAACGTATTTTTTGAatgttaagaagaaaaaagtcaAGCAGGATACTAGGACCTTTAAAAACCTCACATGAAAGGAAAAATTGTACAATAGTGAAGCCATTGAAGTGGAGAATGCATGCAATTGATATTGATCGTTCAATTAGACAACTCTAAGAGACACTCACTCCACAACAGTAACTTGGAATTTGGGGGATGAAAAAACCCTAATGATAGAACAAGAGACTAAGCAAGGGAAGCATAAAGGAAACCAGGAGACATCGAAGGTGATGAAAGGAGTGAAAGATAGGAGGGGGTGTGATGAAAGAGAAGAGACTGTGTTGTTATGAAAAAGAGAATATGCTGTTGCGCTGAAAAGGAGAaggttatttaagtatttttatttgaaaaaaataaaagaaaaggacattgtacttaacaaataaaatgaatataataaaaagcCGAGAAAACCAGCTACATAGTGATGTGAGCTTCAGGAACTACTTTCGGcccaataagaaaagaaaacagaagaagaaTAATGAAAGCCCAATTTAATTACCAATtagtcaaattaatttaattgatcactcacgaatttattttaatattcctTATAGTTATTAAttgtgtattaaatatttttttaatattaataaaatcactaatttttttcttaaaaaacatcACTAACATTTTAATTGGTGTCCAATGATGGATTTATTTAAGTTTGTGAATTTTTctccaaaagaaaattaaaacatcTTTCAAATTTTTGTGAAAGGGTAACATTTcatcagttttaaaaattaaaatatcaatttatttattttaataataaatagattaaattaaactaattaaataactaGAAGAACTAAACTAATAATTTAGTTTCcacaaaaaaaaaccctaataATTTAGAAGTAAATTTAACTACACACAATTCGATCTACACCTCGtacataaacaaaaatcaacCAAGGAGAGTctaactttaattaaataagtgtGTCAGTGTTATAaatcttttatacataaaaaacaaaaatcaatcaataaaagaagaaaaaggaaaggcaaAATTGGATTAGTCATCATAACATGGAATGCCAAATCAGTCGACACAATGCTGGCCAATCACAACAATATATTTCCGgcaaaattttgaataattgaatCACAGTCATAGTGACGTGTACAAAAGAAATACTATATCTTcccaaaatattaataatatttaaataaaaaatatcaaatgaaaaagagagaaaatgtttctggtcttaaaatattaaatacattaaatttaatattttttatttttcaaattgattaatTAGGATGATTCAAAACTTATCTTTGAAAACCTGGATCCCATTCATTTACATTAAATGTTAAtcaagaaagtaaaaaataaaaatattaaccttAAAAGGATGACTGTattagttaaaacttaaaaggatgaagatgaaccttaaaataaaaaggttaCCCAATTTAACCGGAAAAAAACTGAGTGTCAGGATAAGGATAAGAATAAGACATAAAAGCTAGGAACAGatcaacaagaaaaataaaagcttgGAATATGGAAAAATAGAAGGAAACAGCCAAAAAGGCTGAGATTGCCGCCATAATAGTCTTTCCATTTATTCAACGCTCAAATTGGGTAATCATAAAGGCTGGTCGACCAACGTGTGCTCATCCCTATGGAATTAAATTTggatattttgaataaaattttaagtttagatttcatgaatgaaaataagtaattaggaagagaaattttattaagaaaactaATCAAGATATTTAACATCAATCATAACatagtaaaacaaaaaagatttggTTGACACTgaatgttatttaatatttaacaagagaaaaaaatataaaagtaacaTGTAATGAAATACTgagataacaaaaaatatacaaaaataataagtattaGTATTAGTAGAATACTTGATACAAAGAGATGCATATGTATTATCATTCAAAACTTTTAATAATGTCTAAATGAAATGAGTTCATAATATCTTAAATTcaagttttcaataaaaaaataattctgacatgattaataaataattttattccttAAGTTCATAACTATTAGTTATTGACTTTCAAGTTATCATTGGttcgaaaaaaagaagaagcagaaaATCTATTAATAATAGCCAGTTAGCTTTcctaacaaaaattgaaaactagTAGTTCATAAAGTGACATATATTTTGTACCTATAACTTGATTGGAAAAAGAACACCTATTATGGAAGGTGTGCTGAGCAGAGATGTCAACGAATTATGGTTGCTCATATGTTAATGTCACATTATTTCTGGGGTGATTGATAACAACATTTAAGACTTCGTTCACAATGGGGTAAAGGGTCAGTTTCCCATTTGACTGCAACTATATAACACTCGTAACAATTTCACAAAGTTCATAAAACTTTACTATAAACAGTAGTGGAGAGAGGGAGAAAAACCAAAGAAGATTGACCATGGCTTCTTCATTGAGGATCTCAAGGCTCCTCTCTCGTTCTTTTCTTTCTGCTTCCACTACTACTCctttgttttctagaggtactTGCTGTTTATCATCACTTCCAAGATTTTGGGGTGGTGatcttgttattttttctgCTTGGTTCTTAAGGACACGTAGAACATGAAAATGAAGTGACTCAATtttgcacttttttttatttgattaacttGGTTTGTGAGGGATTTGAATGATaggatcattttttattttaggaatgTTTTTTATATTGGCAAATGTtactttgttatttttgttaaaaatatcacTGAGATATTCTGAGAATTCAAACTCGCAACCTTTCTTCCTTTGTTTTTAAGCTTCTTTTCCATCCATTAGACCAACCTTATATCTACTCTTATCCTTAGGAATGATAGTTACCAATTTGTTTGGAGATGGTTGGAttgatcagtttttttttttttttgtgaagagagaaaatgaggggtgccataaaaaattatatgatcatTGACCAAGTGAGGGGGAGAGGGATATAAAAAGCTTGGAACTTTAAAAGGATCCATAACTAAGTGCTATTTACGGTGAGGCATTATGAAGTCTGAACTGTACTTTATTGGCTGGCCCCTGTTCCTTTTCAGCTACCACCTGTTTTTTTCACAGTTTCACTGCCCTTTCAAGTAcatgttttttctttcacaattgGAGGCTACTTTCTGGGACCATTTCAATATATGCCCCCTGCCAAGATGATGAATGATCATGCCTTTTGATTGGTGTTTTTAGGCTTTGCTTTTGCTTTGGGGCTTTCATTAAtggtcttattttttttaataaattgaccCTTTCTTCTGATATTCAGGCGGAAGTGGTGCTCTTGGTGCAGGGCTCAGTAAATTCAGCACTGCTGCTGCCATTGAAGAACCAATTAAACCACCACTTAAAGTTGAACACACCCAGCTCTTAATTGATGGAAAATTTGTTGATGCTGCTACTGGttagtcctttttttttctcccttcatAGTTTTATCCCCATCTATAAAGTGTGTGGTTGGGTTAGCATttgcaaatttaattttgaatgaaattaattttacaaaattgactTTGATGGAAATTGAGTTTGAAGTGATGCAATTTATATTTGGATGTTTTTATTCCAAAAGtcaacataattttttgttatttaatgcaAAAATCAATTCTGGATCCTCAATTGTTTTACCTAAAATCACGTTAGCTAGTATTTCAACATGACTTGGGATAATCTATGCAAATCCAAACACGTTATTCATCATTTGCACAAAAATTAAGCATTTTAAGGTGGTCATAACTTGCTGTTGACATCAGGCAAAACTTTTCCAACGTTGGACCCCAGGACAGGAGATGTGATTTCTCATGTTGCTGAGGGTGACCATGAAGATGTTGATCGAGCAGTTGCAGCTGCTCGCAAAGCCTTCGACCGCGGACCTTGGCCAAAGATGACAGCCTATGTATTTCCACCCTTCTAATTGTTCTTGAATAATGTGCAAAGTCCATGGTCTTTGGTCCCTTGATTACTCAACTAAatccttgttttgtttgcttgttGTGTAACCGTGTAGGAAAGACAAAGGATATTGCTGCGCGCTGCTGATCTGTTTGAAAAGCACAATGATGACCTTGCTGCACTCGAGACTTGGGATAATGGGAAGCCATATGAACAGTCTGCTCAAATCGAAATTCCAATGCTGGTTCGCCTATTTCGATACTATGCTGGTATGTCGAAATGATAAACATTAACAACAGTCTTTCAAATAGATTCTTTAATTATTgatgaaaatattgaaaatcaCAATTATTGGGGGTGTCACTTCTTATTTAACGAGTTTCActcaattttataattgtaGACGGTATGTTAGAACAAGTGTGTTAGAGAGTGTGCTGTTAGCATTACTCATGTAGAAATAACTTGTCCGATTATCTCTTTGTTGTTCAATGAAACCAGTACCAACACTTCTAATTCCAAATTGCTCAGGTTGGGCAGATAAGATTCATGGTCTCACAGTTCCAGCTGATGGGCCATATCATGTGCAAACATTGCATGAACCCATTGGTGTTGCCGGTCAGATCATTCCGTGGAACTTCCCTCTTGTCATGTTTGCCTGGAAGGTTGGGCCAGCATTGGCCTGTGGTAACACCATTGTTCTCAAAACAGCTGAGCAGACTCCATTATCTGCTTTGTATGCATCAAAGTTGCTTCATGAGGTGGGTCACATTCCatactttttcaaaaaaaagattggttttagtttattttgttggaagaaatgaaaagatttgtatatatatgtttaatgcTTGTACCAAATTTATCATTTCTGACAGGCTGGACTGCCTCCTGGTGTTCTGAATATAATATCTGGCTTTGGTCCAACTGCCGGTGCTGCTATTGCTAGTCACATGGACATAGATAAGGTATTAAGATATTTAGTCTTTCAATAGTATTCATTTTCACCCTCTCCACCCTTTTGACAGTAAGCTATTCACTTGTTTTCTCAACATTGGCAAATCCCTTTAGTGAAAGTGTGAGGATTTTGATTGTGGTAGGAATGAGTGTCTTGTGTATTCACAAACAAGAAGCTTATAAAAGTGTGTGTATAAACTTAAGTCTTTGCTTTGTTGCATTTTGTTGCAGCTTGCTTTCACTGGTTCAACCGAAACTGGAAAAATTGTCCTTGAACTGGCGGCTAGAAGTAACCTTAAGCCTGTAACTTTGGAGCTTGGTGGGAAATCCCCATTCATTGTATGCGAAGATGCTGATGTAGATGAGGCTGTTGAGTTAGCACACTTTGCATTATTCTTTAATCAGGTATATGAGTATATCCCAAATATCAAGTTGTTTGTAAAATTGTCTTTCATAGAGttcagaaaaaaattaattggtggTTTTTGTGACATTCAGGGACAATGCTGCTGTGCCGGGTCTAGAACATTTGTACACGAACGTGTGTACGATGAATTTATTGAGAAAGCAAAGGCACGCGCTTTGAAGCGTGCTGTTGGTGATCCATTCAAGGGGGGAATAGAGCAAGGTCCTCAGGTAACATACCCATACGTTTAGTATCAAAATGCATAGGAAATATTAcactaattttatatttccttacttttttttaaatgtccGACTCTATTGACGAATTTTGTGTATGATCCAAAAATCAGATTGATTCAGAACAATTTCAGAAAATACTGAAGTATATTAGATCCGGTGTTGAAAGTGGAGCTACTCTTGAAACCGGAGGAGATAGATTTGGCAACTCGGGCTTCTATATTCAGCCTACTGTCTTCTCAAATGTTAAggtataattataataagagGAATGTTAGCAACACATTCTCTGATAGATACTCTGCTagaaaatttttgtaatttttgatatatttttgtaaataatagaaAGTTTGTTTAAAAGATTGTGTTATAGAGTTCTTGCTAGCATTTCTCTAAtgataatatcttttaatttcacTCTCATTGTATCAAGGATGCTTAAAATGTGAATTCTTTGTGTTACTAATTGTAAAAACAACCAGGATGACATGCTGATTGCGAAGGAAGAGATCTTTGGCCCAGTGCAAAGCATATTAAAATTCAAGTGAGAACATTGATTCCTATTGGCAAATAATATCATTATCTTTGCACTTTTGCTTCATACACTAATTGTCTTTTGTGTTTGATCACAGGGACCTTGATGATGTGATTCAAAGAGCAAATAACACACACTATGGCCTTGCAGCAGGGGTGTTCACAAAAAACATTAACACAGCTAATACTTTGACTAGAGCATTGAGAGCTGGAACAGTGTGGGTGAACTGCTTTGATACATTTGATGCAGCAATTCCCTTTGGAGGGTACAAAATGAGTGGTcaaggaagagaaaaaggagAATACAGTCTCAAGAATTACTTGCAAGTGAAGGCTGTTGTTACATCCTTGAAGAACCCAGCTTGGCTTTGAACATCATTAGCTTTAGATTTATTTGatgaaaagattaataaataGGCTCCAATAATAAAGATCATTAAATTGGGTTTATTCCATTCATAGTTTCTGATAATGATGAAAATAATCtagtttctttttctgtttcccCCCCTGCATTTTATGGGTAGAGCGAAATATACTATGGAGTCTATGGTATAAAATTCAACGTAGAGATGAATTTCTGGTTGGGACTGGAATCAAATTTGTATAATGATGGATGTAAATTTCATATTACCTGTTCTCAAAGGACATTGTTCGTTTTTAGTAAATGGCAATGTTATGATTTGAACTGTGATTCAACTAGTAACgacttaatatatatttttaatatcatataATCGAACAAGAATCAAGTTACTTAAGAGTTTTTGTAGTTATTTCATTCAAAAACTCATTgtatatgtaatattttaacaattcaATTCATATTTGTTGAAAATCTACCATCTCCAAACCATGTACCTCCTTCATTAGTCATCACTGAAGAAAGGAAGACcacatgaaatttatttttctaatcctTCAACATTGACCATTCTCCAATCCTTTTTGTTTAGAGTAGTAGCCATGTTCAGAGGCATATATTAGGTACGACCCACTCCCCATTACTCTCTACATTGACCCTTTTCCATCCTCATCTTCCACCAAGTATTCAAATGACATGTTAGAAGCATCACAGGCTTCACCTTTTTCTAATTATGCCTTCTATTGCTTCAGTTACTTGATATAAGATTTACAATACTAATAGTTAGTAAATGTTATCATACTAGTTGCATAACCCAAACATATATgcattttcaaattcatttagagtgtgtttggatgagacaattttaaattttaaaaaattttaaaaatttcaaatattttaattgaaattctctcattaattttttggataaagaaattgaattttttcatttttaaaatttcttatttttataaaatagtcaaatgcattcttttttaaaattttatatttgaataaaataattattttttcattaataaattccATGTACTATTTGTCAAGTGTGATATTCCAATAAATATGTGTTATTTTAAtctctttcaataaaaaatatattaattcacctattttaattgttattctaTTTACAATCCACTACAAAGCTCTATAAGCTTTCAAGGTAGAAATATTTAGTAGATAAAATGACATATATTAAATGTGATCTTAGAACCatcacaacataaaaaatatataaatcaaaattcACAAGATTTTTTTGACAATAAAATCTAAGGTATGAATGTGCAGTTTTACCTTGAAATGCTATTTAAAAGCCTACAGATAAAACATTTTTTGCAGAATGTACAGCATTGTGGAAATTACATTAGAAGTATCGTTCTGTCATCATTGGTGTGAAAgtgaatatatatgaatattaaaaGGTATCATATCAATTTTCCTAGGGTCATTGCATAAAGGCATATCTTACATCTGTTCCACCCATGGTTGGTGCCATGATTAATGGGATTAATACTAGCGAGCCAATCAATGAAAGGTAGTGCTGCAAGCCGTAATAGATAAGATGTACTGCAGTTAAAGATAGGTAAATCAAAAGAAGTAACAACATCTTTAGCAAGTCATACAAGCAGAATTTAGCCAATTAACTTTGCTACTTATGAATATCATAGTGACAGTGAAGgtgatttgttaataaaaatggGGAAAGGAGAGATTCACAAAGCCCCTTCATCAAACAAAACTTGATAAATGGCCAGAGATgtgtcctctctctctctctcttccactTAAATTACTACTCTACTTGTCTTAAACCTTGTTATTTTGAAAAGTATTCAAACCAAATTGATGGCATCCATGCTCAAATCCAAATAACAGATACATCATCAACaaactaatttatcaaaataaatgaaattacattattaaaattcataatgcgTGGACTTAAACTTGAGGATCAATCTCCAGCTTATAATTGAACAAACTGTTGTTGGTCTTGTGACTTGTGAATACCCAAACACAGAAGCTAGTAACATTACTACATACCAGaaagttagaatttttttacttcgtaccccattgcccggaggctcttcgctatgcgaaggtatgggggagggatgttgtacgcagccttacccttgcatatgcaaagaggctgtttccggattcgaacccatgaccaacaagtcaccaaggcacaactttaccgctgcaccagggctcgccctcataCCAGAAAGTTAGAATGcagaaaaaataatactatgCCATTCAAAGATCATATGATTAATGAAATTGATTAGAATATACTATATTACCATCAGGCTAAGGCATAACTGTTAAGACATTGAATTTTAGTAACCAAATTCAAGTTAAACCAATCAGACTATTTCAGAATTATCCAAAATTAGCACTCTAACTTAGACGTgagaaacataaaattaaactcaaactaAGCAAGACCCGGATTTTTTGTGATCTCGTACTTCAATCCAGATGCTCCCTGCCACCCTCTACCAACAGGTTCCTCCCCCTCTGGAAAAAGATTCACCTTCACATCTTCAGCTACCCCTTCCTCTTCCTTCTTCTGCTCTAGCAGAGGAGCAACTGTAGGAACTCCATGACTATTAATATCACGATTCGTGCTCACTGTCATTCCATTAGCATCTCCATTCCCTCTTAACCCAATTTTCTTGTCACCATCACCAGCCAAAGGCAAAGCAGGCTCATCCCCAATTTTCCTCTTCTGATTTTGGCTCCCCACTGCACCATTCCACACATCCTTTGACCTCAAAACTCTCTCATTCTCACCCCTCATGTCTCCATGCTCGGTCACAAAGACTGGTTTAATCTCATTGTCTCAATTAGGCCTCGCCAATCCCAGCACCAGATCAATCTCTATCTTTGGAGGGGACCCTCCTTCTCTCTGATCATCAACACCATCAAAATTCTCACTAGCACTAGTCCCAGCTTCCCCAGAGTAATCAGACACAAACCCAGTTCTCTTTGCCCATGACTTCAACTCTTTAGGATTATGATCACTTCTTGCCACAAAAGGCTCAACTTTGCATCATTAACAACATCATGTCTCTTGCCAGTGCCACCCCTCATAGCCTTCCTTCTATCTAAGAACTCCAAACTCGACCCGGTTTCCATCGAaccattttcttttgctttctttcaaAATTGGACTGCCAGTTTCCACCCATCCACACCGCAAAATGATTGCATGAAATTGAAAAGATTCTCTCCGACCTTCATCGCCAGCCCCTCGATTCGCTTCTCCGCCGCCATGTCTAGCAACGGCAGGGACGCCAAATCCTCCACCGACAGGGGGGAGCATTGTGTTTATGTGCACGAATATTTTGAATCTAAAACATGCTATTACACCAAAGAGACAATAACAAGAACAAAACAcaaatcaaaaacacaaaatcaatGAATTGAAATCGAgattaagaaacaaaataaaaagcacAAACCAATGACAAAATCTGAATCAAGAAACCCTAgattagagaagaaaaaaaaaagcagagatGAGAAATCAATGAACCAGAGAGAGCAACGTAACTGCGAAAGTGATAGTGAGGGAGGGTGGGGCGAGAGTGTGAGGAAGGATCGGATGAGCCAAcgcaaaaattttcaaattctctcctTTTTAGTCGGgaattaaaatttcttaattttaggtaactgaaatttttgtttaaaatttcttaaattttaaaattttttaaataaaaatccaaacgaattttaccttaactttttttaattcttgtttaaattacttttcctattttaaatacttcatccaaacatactcttaaCTTAAACTTGTATTAACCTTTTGTATTTCAATACATCATGCGCTTCCTCTGGATCAATTCACAATCGACTTTGTCTTCCAGGTTTTTGATAGATTCTTGATGAATAATACCCATTTCTTGTATCAAGTCACTTTCTATCCCAGATGGCGGGAAAGAAATGACAGTAGACTTATTATGTGATCTCTAAATTCTCCTTTGAAGAAACATGCAATTTCTAGAAGTATGTCCTGCTCAGTAGGATTGATATAAGTGATCAAAACTCATTTTTAACACTAGAATTTTCACATTTGGACTCTTTTGGAGCTTTCTAGATTCACTTTTCCATGCTTCTTTCCCAAAACTTTAAAGGCAAAGGATTGCCTTTGCAATAGGCAATTACACTTTCTGatacctttaaaaaaaataaattctgatAGCTCTTCATATCCTTGTTAGGATGCTCTTCTCTGAAGGCATTCAAATGGAAAAGTAGAAAAAAGTCACAGTCATTCAATTCATTTACCTCACATATCTCATCAACATGGCTAAATATGTGCTTATCTCTAGTTGTTACAATCTCTCTACTTCCTGGTCCTAAACAATCAAAATCACTGATTATATCTTCTAACTGTTCTGAGGAAGACACATCATCCAAAACAATTAAAACTTTTTTACGTCTAAGTCTTCTCGTTATAAAATAGGATTCAACTTTGGCACATGTGCATGAATATTTTTTCTCGTGGGAACAACTCAGGAAAGTTTGTTGCGAAAgacatccatgcttttctgaTTGTTCCCTTATATTTGCAAGAAAGT is a window from the Glycine max cultivar Williams 82 chromosome 2, Glycine_max_v4.0, whole genome shotgun sequence genome containing:
- the ALDH2B2 gene encoding aldehyde dehydrogenase family 2 member B2 isoform X1, translated to MASSLRISRLLSRSFLSASTTTPLFSRGGSGALGAGLSKFSTAAAIEEPIKPPLKVEHTQLLIDGKFVDAATGKTFPTLDPRTGDVISHVAEGDHEDVDRAVAAARKAFDRGPWPKMTAYERQRILLRAADLFEKHNDDLAALETWDNGKPYEQSAQIEIPMLVRLFRYYAGWADKIHGLTVPADGPYHVQTLHEPIGVAGQIIPWNFPLVMFAWKVGPALACGNTIVLKTAEQTPLSALYASKLLHEAGLPPGVLNIISGFGPTAGAAIASHMDIDKLAFTGSTETGKIVLELAARSNLKPVTLELGGKSPFIVCEDADVDEAVELAHFALFFNQVYEYIPNIKLFVKLSFIEFRKKLIGGFCDIQGQCCCAGSRTFVHERVYDEFIEKAKARALKRAVGDPFKGGIEQGPQIDSEQFQKILKYIRSGVESGATLETGGDRFGNSGFYIQPTVFSNVKDDMLIAKEEIFGPVQSILKFKDLDDVIQRANNTHYGLAAGVFTKNINTANTLTRALRAGTVWVNCFDTFDAAIPFGGYKMSGQGREKGEYSLKNYLQVKAVVTSLKNPAWL
- the ALDH2B2 gene encoding aldehyde dehydrogenase family 2 member B2, translating into MASSLRISRLLSRSFLSASTTTPLFSRGGSGALGAGLSKFSTAAAIEEPIKPPLKVEHTQLLIDGKFVDAATGKTFPTLDPRTGDVISHVAEGDHEDVDRAVAAARKAFDRGPWPKMTAYERQRILLRAADLFEKHNDDLAALETWDNGKPYEQSAQIEIPMLVRLFRYYAGWADKIHGLTVPADGPYHVQTLHEPIGVAGQIIPWNFPLVMFAWKVGPALACGNTIVLKTAEQTPLSALYASKLLHEAGLPPGVLNIISGFGPTAGAAIASHMDIDKLAFTGSTETGKIVLELAARSNLKPVTLELGGKSPFIVCEDADVDEAVELAHFALFFNQGQCCCAGSRTFVHERVYDEFIEKAKARALKRAVGDPFKGGIEQGPQIDSEQFQKILKYIRSGVESGATLETGGDRFGNSGFYIQPTVFSNVKDDMLIAKEEIFGPVQSILKFKDLDDVIQRANNTHYGLAAGVFTKNINTANTLTRALRAGTVWVNCFDTFDAAIPFGGYKMSGQGREKGEYSLKNYLQVKAVVTSLKNPAWL
- the LOC102665405 gene encoding uncharacterized protein, with product MRGENERVLRSKDVWNGAVGSQNQKRKIGDEPALPLAGDGDKKIGLRGNGDANGMTVSTNRDINSHGVPTVAPLLEQKKEEEGVAEDVKVNLFPEGEEPVGRGWQGASGLKYEITKNPGLA